One Bombus fervidus isolate BK054 chromosome 2, iyBomFerv1, whole genome shotgun sequence DNA segment encodes these proteins:
- the LOC139998086 gene encoding large ribosomal subunit protein mL62, whose protein sequence is MNIVSRQWTRIFKTDIMHNQFCILGRAVAYKSAFSLDKLYPTSNLKLFTPTFVPDDPNAKFDGYIPIKELDITYSRSSGAGGQHVNRTNSKVDIRLHVESATWLTEDIRNRLLEQYKNKLSKEGYLIIKSELTRSQQLNLADALRKLREIIWGVAKPPSEIPPETLEMKRKQHLRAARQRLFEKRRHSEIKRSRGAPTMDF, encoded by the exons ATGAATATTGTCAGCAGACAGTGGACTCGAATTTTTAAGACAGATATAATGCATAATCAATTTTGTATTCTTGGAAGAGCCGTTGCTTATAAAAGTGCTTTTTCTCTTGATAAGCTATATCCCACAAGCAATTTAAAACTGTTTACGCCAACCTTT GTTCCTGATGATCCAAATGCTAAATTTGATGGCTATATACCAATTAAAGAACTTGATATCACCTATAGTCGTAGCAGCGGTGCTGGAGGACAGCATGTAAATCGCACAAATAGTAAAGTAGATATAAGGTTGCATGTAGAAAGTGCTACGTGGCTAACAGAGGATATTAGAAATAGATTATTGGAACAG tataaaaataaattatcgaaagaGGGTTACTTAATAATCAAGTCAGAGTTAACAAGATCTCAGCAATTAAATTTAGCTGACGCTCTTCGAAAATTGAGAGAAATAATATGGGGAGTGGCAAAACCACCATCAGAAATACCTCCCGAAACTttggaaatgaaaagaaaacagcATCTTCGAGCAGCAAGACAAAGACTTTTTGAAAAACGAAGACATTCTGAGATCAAACGATCTAGAGGAGCTCCTACTATGgacttttaa
- the Cluap1 gene encoding clusterin associated protein 1, which yields MSFRDLRNFTEMMRVLGYPRLISVGNFRLPNFPLVAEILVWLLKRFDPDADISSEHNTEEERISLIRAVAEFMALKTNVKLNTKKLYQADGYAVKELLKVATLLYDAQNNSINNSIMSDDNFSTVSFDISNKVNELKSTRQLASQLTVTGASLFDLLGREVDLREIRNSKVARQFDITEIEMALKSVIENVHKEIDDTKKQIENVKDTEQSLDTRIERRRAELDRNQKRLQTLRKVRPAFMEEFEKLEVELRVLYDDYIKKFRYLAYLEHLYEDAAKTEQERFERRQEATRKQLEKMRAEDANFESIMEGNDSILPINLQEPPPPLADTEKQNTEKTTPSSRLKSAGRSSRTQISQRRIYGSMSGRQRGTIQESNDSGGSLDSDSDLLIDGDLDDDDDDDILDSVGGPEIGNFDLKVGQEKRAVSKLDHSDEDF from the exons atgtcGTTTCGTGACTTGAGAA attttacGGAAATGATGCGAGTCCTTGGTTATCCTAGATTAATTTCTGTTGGAAATTTTCGACTGCCAAATTTTCCATTGGTTGCTGAAATTCTTGTTTGGCTGCTCAAAAGATTTGACCCAGATGCGGATATATCTAGTGAGCATAATACCGAAGAAGAGCGTATTTCATTAATACGTGCAGTTGCTGAATTTAtg GCTTTAAAAACAAATgtcaaattaaatacaaaaaaattatacCAAGCTGATGGCTATGCTGTAAAAGAATTACTAAAAGTAGCCACATTACTATACGATGCACaaaataatagtattaatAACAGTATAATGTCTGATGATAATTTTAGTACAGTTAGTTTTGACATTTCCAATAAAGTAAATGAATTGAAATCAACTAGGCAGTTAGCCAGTCAGTTGACTGTTACTGGTGCATCACTTTTTGACTTATTAGGTCGTGAAGTTGATCTCAGAGAGATTCGTAACTCAAAAGTTGCTAGACAATTTGACATCACAGAAATTGAGATGGCCTTGAAAAGTGTCAtagaaaatgtacataaagaAATTGATGACACCAAAAAACAAATTGAGAATGTTAAG GACACAGAGCAAAGTTTGGATACAAGAATCGAAAGACGACGTGCAGAGCTTGACAGAAACCAAAAGAGATTGCAAACATTAAGAAAGGTACGCCCAGCTTTCATGGAGGAATTTGAGAAACTTGAAGTTGAGTTAAGAGTTTTATATGACGACTAcattaaaaagtttcgttATCTTGCATACCTTGAACATCTGTATGAAGATGCAGCTAAGACAGAACAAGAAAGATTTGAAAGACG GCAAGAAGCAACACGAaaacaattagaaaaaatGAGGGCAGAAGACGCTAACTTTGAAAGTATAATGGAAGGAAATGATTCCATATTACCTATTAATCTTCAAGAACCTCCGCCTCCTCTCGCTGATacagaaaaacaaaataccGAGAAAACAACACCAAGTAGTCGATTGAaatcag CTGGTCGATCATCGAGAACACAAATATCACAGCGTCGTATTTATGGAAGTATGTCTGGACGTCAGAGAGGAACCATTCAAGAATCAAATGACAGTGGTGGCTCGCTAGATAGTGACAGTGATTTGTTGATCGATGGTGATCTCGATGACGACGATGATGATGATATTCTAGACTCTGTAGGAGGACCAGAAATTGGGAATTTTGATTTGAAGGTTGGACAAGAAAAACGAGCCGTTAGTAAGCTAGATCATTCGGATGAGGATTTTTAA